In one Candidatus Delongbacteria bacterium genomic region, the following are encoded:
- a CDS encoding TraR/DksA C4-type zinc finger protein, with protein sequence MEHKALGKKELEQWRKILQQKLHDAKEELEYSRKELESGLSSSSGENSTYSLHMADQGTDAQEREKMMMFAHRQGKFIKTIEAALERVENGTYGLCMICGAPIGEGRLKVVPTAKTCIDHKE encoded by the coding sequence ATGGAACACAAGGCACTGGGAAAGAAGGAGCTGGAGCAGTGGCGCAAGATCCTGCAGCAGAAACTTCACGACGCCAAGGAAGAGCTGGAATACAGCCGCAAGGAACTGGAGAGTGGACTGTCCAGTTCGTCCGGTGAGAACAGCACGTACTCGCTGCACATGGCCGACCAGGGAACCGATGCCCAGGAACGCGAGAAGATGATGATGTTCGCCCATCGTCAGGGGAAGTTCATCAAGACCATCGAGGCGGCTCTCGAGCGTGTCGAGAACGGCACCTACGGGCTCTGCATGATCTGTGGTGCGCCAATTGGCGAGGGGCGACTCAAGGTTGTGCCCACCGCCAAGACCTGCATCGATCACAAGGAATAG